A genomic segment from Nocardiopsis sp. Huas11 encodes:
- a CDS encoding 4'-phosphopantetheinyl transferase superfamily protein, with translation MTVDSAPLAPTVWWARTSDADSALLRLLDEGERTRNARFRRQADRDRHLLGRALARLALADLAGCPPEKVTFDLRCRSCEDKERAGARAGDEEPHGKPHPSGPAQGLEISVSHSGDWVALAVSEGPAVGIDVEGVSVTRDVEGLADYTLADVERQAWLRLPAVERAVAFFGYWARKEALLKATGLGLSGGLRRVAVSPPHAPARLLAWEGGGGPDAVWLSDLDRGTDYRSALAVLTDRPVEAVVRAPEDTTALLRS, from the coding sequence ATGACGGTCGACTCCGCACCCCTGGCGCCCACGGTCTGGTGGGCCCGCACCTCCGACGCCGACTCCGCTCTCCTGCGCCTGCTCGACGAGGGCGAGCGGACCCGCAACGCCCGGTTCCGCCGACAGGCCGACCGCGACCGGCACCTGCTGGGCCGCGCCCTGGCCCGTCTGGCTCTGGCCGACCTCGCCGGCTGCCCTCCGGAGAAGGTCACCTTCGACCTGCGCTGCCGCTCCTGCGAGGACAAGGAGCGCGCCGGGGCACGCGCCGGCGACGAGGAGCCCCACGGCAAGCCGCACCCCTCGGGACCGGCCCAGGGCCTGGAGATCTCCGTGAGCCACTCCGGCGACTGGGTCGCGCTGGCCGTGAGCGAGGGGCCCGCGGTCGGCATCGACGTCGAGGGCGTCTCCGTGACGCGCGACGTCGAGGGGCTGGCCGACTACACGCTGGCCGACGTCGAACGCCAGGCCTGGCTGCGCCTGCCCGCCGTGGAGCGGGCGGTGGCGTTCTTCGGCTACTGGGCGCGCAAGGAGGCCCTGCTCAAGGCCACCGGGCTGGGGTTGTCGGGCGGTCTGCGCCGGGTGGCCGTCTCCCCGCCGCACGCCCCGGCGCGCCTGCTGGCCTGGGAGGGCGGAGGGGGCCCGGACGCGGTATGGCTGTCCGACCTGGACCGGGGCACGGACTACCGCTCGGCCCTGGCGGTGCTGACCGACCGGCCGGTGGAGGCGGTCGTGCGCGCTCCGGAGGACACCACCGCCCTGCTCCGCTCCTAG
- a CDS encoding acyl-CoA dehydrogenase family protein, translated as MAVERMLHTPEAEQLLELTREIVDKELLPRAAGDEENAVFPREVFATLGETGLLGLPYSSDHGGGDQPYEVYLQVVEELARGWLAVGLGVSVHTLSCYPMAAFGTDEQRAAHLPDMLGGDRLGAYCLSESSSGSDAAALTTRAEHTGQGYRINGAKAWITHGGHADHYTLFARTGEPGSGARGISCFHVPADTPGVSAAAPEHKMGMNSSPTAGVLFDDVEVDERALIGPRGQGFGIALAALDSGRLGIAACAVGLAQAALDAAVSYSRERHQFGRAIGDFQGVGFLLADMATQVAASRELYLSAARLRDAGRPFGERAAMAKLMATDTAMRVTTDAVQVFGGYGYTRDFPVERYMREAKVLQIVEGTNQVQRMVISRHLARS; from the coding sequence ATGGCGGTCGAACGCATGCTGCACACTCCGGAGGCCGAGCAGCTGCTCGAGCTGACCAGGGAGATCGTCGACAAGGAGCTCCTGCCGCGCGCGGCCGGCGACGAGGAGAACGCCGTCTTCCCCCGCGAGGTCTTCGCGACCCTGGGCGAGACCGGCCTGCTCGGGCTGCCCTACTCCTCCGACCACGGCGGCGGGGACCAGCCCTACGAGGTCTATCTCCAGGTCGTGGAGGAGCTGGCCCGCGGCTGGCTCGCGGTCGGGCTGGGCGTGAGCGTGCACACCCTGTCCTGCTATCCGATGGCCGCCTTCGGCACCGACGAGCAGCGGGCCGCCCACCTGCCCGACATGCTCGGCGGCGACCGCCTCGGCGCCTACTGCCTGTCGGAGTCCTCCTCCGGGTCCGACGCGGCCGCCCTGACGACCCGGGCCGAGCACACCGGGCAGGGCTACCGGATCAACGGCGCCAAGGCCTGGATCACCCACGGGGGCCACGCCGACCACTACACGCTCTTCGCGCGCACGGGCGAGCCCGGATCCGGTGCCCGCGGCATCAGCTGCTTCCACGTGCCCGCCGACACCCCCGGCGTGAGCGCGGCGGCCCCCGAGCACAAGATGGGGATGAACTCCTCGCCCACCGCCGGCGTGCTGTTCGACGACGTCGAGGTCGACGAGCGGGCACTCATCGGACCGCGGGGCCAGGGCTTCGGCATCGCGCTGGCCGCCCTGGACTCCGGCCGTCTGGGCATCGCGGCCTGCGCCGTCGGCCTGGCCCAGGCGGCCCTGGACGCGGCCGTGTCCTACTCGCGCGAACGCCACCAGTTCGGCCGGGCCATCGGCGACTTCCAGGGTGTGGGCTTCCTGCTGGCCGACATGGCCACCCAGGTCGCCGCCTCGCGTGAGCTGTACCTGTCCGCCGCCCGCCTGCGCGACGCCGGGCGTCCCTTCGGCGAGCGTGCCGCGATGGCCAAGCTCATGGCCACCGACACGGCCATGCGCGTCACCACCGACGCCGTGCAGGTGTTCGGCGGCTACGGCTACACACGGGACTTCCCCGTGGAGCGGTACATGCGCGAGGCCAAGGTGTTGCAGATCGTCGAGGGCACCAACCAGGTGCAGCGGATGGTGATCAGCCGCCACCTCGCCCGTTCCTGA
- a CDS encoding polyprenol monophosphomannose synthase gives MPSQPTPPERSPSAPVHVTPSPVALPSPWSRSRLTVVVPTYDEAANLPRLVGQLMALDLPELRIVVVDDNSPDGTGEIADKLAVEHRGRISVVHRTTKDGLGRAYVAGMTHALDEGAEFVVQMDADLSHPVGYVPQLLGTLHSTNADVVIGSRYVAGGSLSERWGVSRRLLSGWANTYVKTLLSMPVRDVTAGFKIWRASALRVLDLPGIESTGYAFQVEMHYRAFRRGQKMMEIPIHFEDRVEGESKLDGAVALEAALRPLRLRRAEQRRP, from the coding sequence ATGCCCTCCCAGCCGACGCCCCCGGAGCGGTCACCGTCCGCGCCGGTCCACGTGACCCCGTCGCCCGTGGCCCTGCCCTCTCCCTGGTCGCGGTCGCGGCTGACGGTCGTGGTCCCCACCTACGACGAGGCGGCCAACCTGCCGCGCCTGGTCGGTCAGCTGATGGCGCTGGACCTGCCGGAACTGCGGATCGTGGTGGTCGACGACAACTCGCCGGACGGCACCGGCGAGATCGCCGACAAGCTCGCCGTCGAGCACCGGGGCCGGATCAGCGTGGTCCACCGCACCACCAAGGACGGCCTGGGCCGCGCCTACGTGGCGGGCATGACGCACGCGCTGGACGAGGGCGCCGAGTTCGTGGTCCAGATGGACGCCGACCTGAGCCATCCGGTCGGCTACGTGCCCCAGCTGCTGGGCACCCTGCACTCCACCAACGCCGATGTGGTGATCGGCAGCCGGTACGTCGCCGGCGGCAGCCTGTCCGAGCGCTGGGGGGTGAGCCGCCGACTGCTCAGCGGATGGGCCAACACCTACGTCAAGACCCTCCTGTCCATGCCCGTGCGCGACGTCACCGCAGGGTTCAAGATCTGGCGTGCCTCGGCGCTGCGCGTGCTGGACCTGCCCGGCATCGAGAGCACCGGCTACGCCTTCCAGGTGGAGATGCACTACCGGGCCTTCCGCCGCGGCCAGAAGATGATGGAGATCCCCATCCACTTCGAGGACCGTGTGGAGGGCGAGAGCAAACTCGACGGCGCCGTGGCCCTGGAGGCCGCCCTGCGTCCCCTGCGTCTGCGCCGCGCCGAACAGCGCCGCCCCTGA
- a CDS encoding ABC transporter permease, whose translation MLRTTLAGLRLHKSRYVTTVLAILLGVMFVTGTMVFADTLNANYEKSVMGSATAVDAIAVAPEQEPEDVEEGAAPPRLTEEQLDHVRALPEVDRAGGMVAGQAVLLDDEGRAFGTVPPAAVSVGEVTRFSPDEGEMPADGTELALATSTADQAGFAVGDTVTVLDSEMEERDFTVTGLVDFGVDRNFSYIGAMILDPDTVEEMTGATGYIEIDALAAEGFTDEQAAEAVAGALGSDAEVSTGEEFGLAMAESSGADTEMLRIGLLLFAFVAMFVAGIVIYNTFAILIAQRQRELALLRCVGATRAQVFRSVLAESVVVGLFASALGVLAGVGIGMAGAAFGGPLMGMDAGVPVVLTPLALLAGLVVGTVVTVCSALVPAMRATGVSPLAALRTSATAAGLEKGTGRVRVVVGLLAFAVAAALVVLTQRADPSQTGPIIVTASAVIAFVGVVVLGPLIVRGCVRLVGVPLRRAGVSSMLAVDNSTRSPRRAATAMIALTVGATLITGYSVASASMEASLTRQLDERFPIDYQINPQFAAELLPEDAEAAEGTDADSESQEAPAEDAEGTEGTSQEAPAEGTEGAEGTAPEAEEASGLEDGLAVVPASVRESLEASPVLATVIGERSVYVDRPEGMPLPVSTYSGAQMGTDLPADTSEGDIADLGPGKVAVSESHAEGAGVGDTFTIPVEDGEDLSLEVIAVLEPMNSLWGAVLDQQDYAEAFPETSGYQALMVRGAEDADAAEVRDAVYEAVDAHPTLQVMSVAELRGQISDTMDIAFYTIAAMLGLAILIAVFGISNTMALSVLERTRESALLRALGLARGQLRRMLSVEAVLLCLIGAGVGIVLGMIFGWAAVDSALPNTVLSIPVTQIAVFIVIAILAGLLASVLPGRRAAGTSITGALASE comes from the coding sequence ATGCTGCGCACCACACTCGCGGGACTGAGGCTGCACAAGTCCCGCTACGTCACCACGGTCCTGGCCATCCTGCTCGGCGTCATGTTCGTCACGGGCACCATGGTCTTCGCCGACACCCTCAACGCCAACTACGAGAAGTCCGTCATGGGCTCCGCGACCGCGGTCGACGCGATCGCGGTGGCGCCGGAGCAGGAGCCGGAGGACGTCGAGGAGGGCGCCGCGCCGCCGCGGCTCACCGAGGAGCAGCTGGACCACGTCCGGGCCCTGCCGGAGGTCGACCGGGCAGGCGGGATGGTCGCGGGGCAGGCCGTCCTGCTCGACGACGAGGGGCGCGCGTTCGGCACCGTGCCGCCCGCGGCCGTCAGCGTGGGCGAGGTGACCCGCTTCTCACCCGACGAGGGCGAGATGCCCGCCGACGGAACCGAGCTCGCACTGGCCACCTCCACCGCCGACCAGGCCGGGTTCGCCGTCGGCGACACGGTGACGGTCCTCGACTCCGAGATGGAGGAGCGGGACTTCACCGTCACCGGCCTGGTCGACTTCGGTGTGGACCGGAACTTCAGCTACATCGGCGCCATGATCCTGGACCCCGACACGGTCGAGGAGATGACCGGCGCCACCGGGTACATCGAGATCGACGCCCTGGCCGCCGAGGGCTTCACCGACGAACAGGCGGCCGAGGCCGTGGCGGGCGCCCTGGGTTCGGACGCCGAGGTCAGCACCGGTGAGGAGTTCGGCCTGGCGATGGCCGAGAGCTCGGGAGCCGACACGGAGATGCTCCGCATCGGCCTTTTGCTGTTCGCGTTCGTCGCGATGTTCGTCGCCGGGATCGTCATCTACAACACCTTCGCCATCCTCATCGCCCAGCGCCAGCGCGAACTGGCCCTGCTGCGCTGTGTGGGCGCCACCCGCGCCCAGGTCTTCCGATCGGTCCTGGCCGAGTCCGTGGTCGTGGGGCTGTTCGCCTCGGCCCTGGGCGTCCTGGCCGGTGTGGGCATCGGGATGGCCGGCGCGGCGTTCGGCGGACCGCTCATGGGGATGGACGCCGGCGTGCCGGTCGTCCTCACTCCCCTCGCGCTCCTGGCGGGCCTGGTCGTCGGCACCGTCGTGACGGTGTGCTCCGCGCTCGTCCCGGCCATGCGGGCCACCGGGGTGTCGCCGTTGGCGGCGCTGCGCACCAGCGCCACCGCCGCAGGCCTGGAGAAGGGCACCGGGCGCGTCCGGGTCGTGGTCGGCCTGCTGGCGTTCGCGGTCGCCGCCGCGCTGGTGGTGCTGACCCAGAGGGCGGACCCCAGTCAGACGGGTCCGATCATCGTGACCGCCTCGGCCGTGATCGCGTTCGTGGGCGTGGTCGTCCTGGGACCGCTGATCGTCCGCGGCTGCGTACGGCTCGTGGGCGTGCCGTTGCGCAGGGCGGGAGTGTCCAGCATGCTCGCCGTGGACAACTCCACGCGCAGCCCGCGCCGGGCGGCCACCGCGATGATCGCCCTGACCGTGGGCGCCACCCTGATCACGGGCTACTCGGTGGCCAGCGCGTCGATGGAAGCGTCGTTGACCCGCCAGTTGGACGAGCGGTTCCCCATCGACTACCAGATCAATCCGCAGTTCGCGGCGGAGCTCCTGCCGGAGGACGCCGAAGCGGCGGAGGGCACTGACGCGGACAGCGAGTCGCAGGAGGCGCCCGCCGAGGACGCGGAAGGGACGGAAGGGACCTCGCAGGAGGCGCCCGCCGAAGGTACGGAAGGAGCCGAGGGCACCGCGCCGGAGGCCGAGGAGGCGTCCGGCCTCGAGGACGGGCTGGCCGTGGTCCCCGCGTCGGTGCGCGAGTCCCTGGAGGCCTCCCCCGTCCTGGCGACGGTCATCGGCGAGCGCAGCGTCTACGTCGACCGGCCCGAGGGCATGCCCCTCCCCGTCTCGACCTACTCAGGCGCGCAGATGGGGACGGACCTGCCCGCCGACACCTCCGAGGGCGACATCGCCGACCTGGGACCCGGCAAGGTGGCCGTGTCCGAGAGCCACGCCGAGGGCGCCGGGGTCGGAGACACCTTCACCATCCCCGTGGAGGACGGCGAGGACCTGTCCCTGGAGGTCATCGCGGTCCTGGAGCCCATGAACTCCCTGTGGGGCGCGGTGCTCGACCAGCAGGACTACGCCGAGGCCTTCCCCGAGACGTCGGGGTACCAGGCCCTCATGGTGCGCGGCGCCGAGGACGCCGACGCCGCGGAGGTGCGCGACGCCGTCTACGAAGCGGTGGACGCACACCCGACCCTGCAGGTGATGTCGGTCGCCGAACTGCGCGGACAGATCTCCGACACGATGGACATCGCGTTCTACACCATCGCGGCGATGCTGGGCCTGGCCATCCTCATCGCGGTGTTCGGCATCTCCAACACCATGGCGCTGTCGGTGCTGGAACGTACCCGCGAGTCCGCCCTCCTGCGGGCGCTGGGGCTGGCCCGCGGCCAGTTGCGGCGAATGCTGAGTGTGGAGGCCGTGCTGCTGTGCCTGATCGGCGCGGGTGTCGGCATCGTGCTGGGGATGATCTTCGGCTGGGCCGCCGTGGACTCCGCACTGCCGAACACGGTGCTGTCCATCCCCGTGACCCAGATCGCGGTGTTCATCGTGATCGCCATCCTGGCCGGACTCCTCGCCTCGGTGCTGCCGGGCCGACGGGCCGCCGGGACCTCCATCACGGGCGCGCTCGCCAGCGAGTGA
- a CDS encoding LysR family transcriptional regulator — protein sequence MDLELRHLRTLCLLADTGSVTRAAAALSTSQPALTTQLQRIEREVGGPLFHRGRSGVKPTELGEFVLVRARSVLLSMDDLVNDITARGSSPSTLRIGGVGSLALELSARMPEVVPHVPVQVRTEYSPKLVTDLVRAGRLDAGTTIDYADRDPSTDGPLAWAMLAVEPLHVALWADHPAADSPVVRLADLADSPWALTPTDGAGWPDCFYLACQRSGFTPHVPFRLYERSEIRDLIADRRAIAPCQSNFETGADVVIRPLAGAPIQLRHLLVWRRDGAVHQYADQIARVARQILDRGPRDTSAPVAPPA from the coding sequence ATGGACCTCGAACTCCGCCACCTGCGCACCCTCTGCCTCCTGGCCGACACCGGCAGCGTGACCAGAGCGGCCGCCGCGCTCTCCACGTCCCAGCCGGCACTGACCACGCAGTTGCAGCGGATCGAACGCGAGGTCGGCGGGCCGCTGTTCCACCGCGGCCGATCGGGCGTCAAACCCACGGAGCTGGGAGAGTTCGTCCTGGTCAGAGCCCGCTCCGTCCTGCTGTCCATGGACGACCTGGTGAACGACATCACCGCGCGCGGCTCCTCGCCCTCCACACTGCGCATCGGCGGCGTGGGGTCCCTGGCACTGGAGTTGTCGGCGCGGATGCCGGAGGTCGTCCCGCACGTGCCGGTCCAGGTCCGCACGGAGTACTCCCCCAAGCTGGTCACCGACCTGGTCCGCGCCGGCCGGCTGGACGCCGGGACGACGATCGACTACGCGGACCGCGACCCCTCCACGGACGGCCCGCTGGCCTGGGCGATGCTGGCCGTGGAACCGCTCCACGTGGCCCTGTGGGCCGACCATCCCGCGGCGGACTCCCCCGTCGTCCGGCTCGCCGACCTCGCCGACAGCCCGTGGGCTCTCACGCCCACGGACGGCGCGGGCTGGCCCGACTGCTTCTACCTCGCCTGCCAGCGCTCGGGATTCACCCCACACGTGCCCTTCCGGCTCTACGAGCGCTCCGAGATCCGCGACCTCATCGCCGACCGCCGGGCGATCGCGCCCTGCCAGTCGAACTTCGAGACCGGTGCCGACGTCGTGATCCGCCCGCTCGCCGGCGCCCCGATCCAACTGCGCCACCTCCTGGTCTGGCGCCGCGACGGCGCCGTGCACCAGTACGCCGACCAGATCGCCCGTGTGGCCCGCCAGATCCTGGACCGCGGGCCCCGTGACACCAGCGCACCGGTCGCCCCGCCGGCCTGA
- a CDS encoding DeoR/GlpR family DNA-binding transcription regulator, which produces MAEENRPAFAAERRERILELVRANGTMSLRDIALKVRASEVTVRRDVRALEAEGLVDRRRGGAALPGRIGHEQSYAGKSEQCAAEKAAIAASAARLVRPGDAITIGPGSTAEAFARELASHTDLTVVTNSLRVADALLNAAGVEVVMTGGTLHGPIRALVGGAAEQFLDGLRVNRAFLTGNGVSADRGLSTPNPAVASVDRALAACAEEVIVLADHTKIGADTMVPTVAPEMIAHLVTDNRADPEVLMTLEETGALVHVAVVMDARGQ; this is translated from the coding sequence ATGGCCGAGGAGAACCGTCCGGCGTTCGCCGCCGAACGCCGGGAACGCATCCTGGAGCTGGTCCGCGCCAACGGGACCATGTCCCTGCGTGACATCGCGCTCAAGGTCCGGGCCTCGGAGGTGACCGTCCGCCGCGACGTGCGCGCCCTGGAGGCCGAGGGTCTGGTCGACCGCCGCCGGGGCGGCGCCGCGCTGCCGGGCCGGATCGGGCACGAACAGAGCTACGCCGGCAAGAGTGAGCAGTGCGCGGCGGAGAAGGCGGCCATCGCCGCCTCCGCCGCCCGGCTGGTCCGCCCGGGCGACGCGATCACGATCGGCCCCGGCAGCACCGCCGAGGCCTTCGCCCGGGAACTCGCCTCGCACACCGACCTGACCGTGGTCACCAACTCCCTGCGCGTGGCCGACGCCCTGCTCAACGCCGCAGGCGTGGAGGTCGTGATGACCGGCGGGACCCTGCACGGCCCCATCAGGGCACTGGTGGGGGGCGCGGCCGAGCAGTTCCTCGACGGGCTGCGCGTCAACCGGGCCTTCCTGACCGGCAACGGGGTCAGCGCCGACCGCGGCCTGAGCACGCCCAACCCCGCGGTGGCCAGTGTCGACCGCGCCCTGGCCGCCTGCGCCGAGGAGGTCATCGTGCTGGCCGACCACACCAAGATCGGCGCGGACACCATGGTCCCCACGGTCGCCCCGGAGATGATCGCCCACCTGGTCACGGACAACCGTGCCGACCCCGAGGTCCTGATGACCCTGGAGGAGACCGGCGCCCTCGTGCACGTCGCCGTCGTCATGGACGCGCGGGGGCAGTGA
- a CDS encoding MFS transporter: MLTATVLGSGMAFLDSTVVTVALPAIRSDFDTGLSGLQWIVNGYMITLSALILLSGSLSDRFGRVRLFMAGVVVFALASVLCTFAPALEWLVAGRVVQGLGGAMLTPGSLAILQAGFRKEDRARAIGAWSGLTGVAGAVGPFVGGWLVQIGDWRLIFLINVPMAAAVLLIAWFKVPESRDASADQGLDYAGALLGVLALGGITFALIQWGAVGATPAVVAAAVVGVLALAAFVLAEARGRHPMLPLGIFSSVSFSVTNAATMLVYGALGPMLFLLVIFLQEVGGYSPIAAGAASLPITVLMLLLSARSGKLAARIGPRPQLLVGPLLLAGGFLLLSRLEPDAPYLTGVLPGVLLVALGLASAVAPLTATVLASAPERHAGLASGVNNTFARGAQLIGVAAVPVAAGIGGGGEGADDSAGAAAIAQGFGPAMLILAGMCALAALCALAALCALALPRRPAVRAERGMREREESGRGRDAADEAVAPEAPTPPSRFCGATEPPWQTCPGSSAGTDRDTPG, encoded by the coding sequence ATGCTGACGGCGACGGTCCTGGGGTCGGGGATGGCCTTCCTGGACTCCACGGTCGTGACCGTGGCGCTGCCCGCCATCCGGTCCGACTTCGACACGGGACTGTCCGGGCTCCAGTGGATCGTCAACGGATACATGATCACGCTGTCGGCGCTGATCCTGCTCAGCGGATCGCTCTCGGACCGGTTCGGGCGCGTGCGCCTGTTCATGGCCGGGGTCGTGGTGTTCGCCCTGGCGTCGGTGCTGTGCACCTTCGCGCCCGCACTGGAGTGGTTGGTGGCGGGGCGCGTCGTCCAGGGGCTGGGCGGCGCGATGCTGACCCCGGGCAGTCTGGCGATCCTGCAGGCGGGGTTCCGCAAGGAGGACCGGGCCCGCGCGATCGGCGCCTGGTCGGGGCTGACCGGTGTCGCCGGGGCGGTGGGACCGTTCGTGGGCGGGTGGCTCGTACAGATCGGCGACTGGCGCCTGATCTTCCTCATCAACGTCCCGATGGCCGCGGCCGTGCTGCTCATCGCCTGGTTCAAGGTGCCCGAGTCGCGCGACGCCTCGGCCGACCAGGGCCTGGACTACGCGGGCGCCCTGCTCGGTGTGCTGGCGCTGGGCGGGATCACCTTCGCGCTGATCCAGTGGGGCGCGGTGGGCGCCACGCCGGCGGTGGTGGCCGCGGCCGTGGTCGGCGTGCTCGCCCTGGCGGCCTTCGTCCTGGCCGAGGCGCGCGGCCGGCACCCGATGCTGCCGCTGGGCATCTTCTCCTCGGTCTCCTTCAGCGTGACCAACGCGGCCACGATGCTGGTCTACGGGGCGCTGGGTCCGATGCTCTTCCTCCTCGTCATCTTCCTGCAGGAGGTGGGCGGGTACTCGCCCATCGCGGCGGGCGCGGCGTCACTGCCCATCACGGTCCTGATGCTGTTGCTGTCCGCGCGCTCGGGCAAGCTGGCGGCGCGGATCGGCCCGCGACCCCAGTTGCTGGTGGGTCCACTGCTGCTGGCCGGCGGTTTCCTGCTGCTGTCGCGGCTGGAGCCGGACGCCCCCTACCTGACCGGTGTCCTGCCGGGCGTGCTGCTGGTGGCGCTGGGACTGGCGTCGGCGGTGGCCCCGCTGACCGCGACCGTCCTGGCCTCGGCTCCCGAACGGCACGCGGGTCTGGCCTCGGGGGTCAACAACACCTTCGCGCGCGGCGCGCAGCTGATCGGGGTGGCCGCCGTGCCGGTGGCGGCGGGCATCGGCGGCGGCGGTGAGGGCGCGGACGACTCGGCGGGCGCGGCGGCGATCGCACAGGGCTTCGGCCCGGCGATGCTGATCCTGGCGGGGATGTGCGCCCTGGCCGCGTTGTGCGCCCTGGCCGCGTTGTGCGCCCTGGCGCTGCCGCGACGGCCCGCGGTGCGGGCGGAGCGCGGCATGCGCGAGCGCGAGGAGTCGGGGCGGGGTAGGGACGCGGCGGACGAGGCGGTCGCACCCGAGGCGCCCACGCCGCCGTCCCGGTTCTGCGGGGCGACGGAGCCGCCGTGGCAGACCTGCCCCGGGTCCAGCGCCGGGACCGACCGGGACACCCCCGGCTAG
- a CDS encoding TVP38/TMEM64 family protein, which translates to MDELVGERARGALGGRVARIAVVVVWVVALVAAWRYGPDADAVRAWVGAAGPAGAAVYLGAYVPAVFALVPRPLLNAAAGLLFGLVPGVLLALVGGVVAALVQFSVARYAASEAIARRLPSGVVEWLEGLTGRRALVAVVQLRLVPVVPYQAVNYGFGLTRAGALPFALGTFLGGIPATTALVLVGAGGADVGVPVAVGGTVLAVGIAVVWWLRSRAASTQRRAGA; encoded by the coding sequence ATGGACGAGCTCGTGGGGGAGAGGGCGCGAGGGGCGCTCGGGGGACGGGTGGCCCGGATCGCCGTGGTCGTCGTGTGGGTGGTGGCCCTGGTGGCGGCCTGGCGCTACGGGCCCGACGCGGACGCGGTCCGGGCCTGGGTCGGCGCCGCGGGGCCCGCGGGGGCGGCGGTCTACCTCGGCGCCTACGTGCCGGCCGTGTTCGCGCTGGTGCCCCGGCCGCTGCTCAACGCCGCGGCCGGATTGTTGTTCGGGCTCGTGCCCGGTGTGCTGCTGGCTCTGGTCGGCGGGGTGGTCGCAGCGCTGGTCCAGTTCTCGGTGGCGCGCTACGCGGCGAGCGAGGCGATCGCCCGGCGGCTGCCGTCGGGCGTCGTGGAGTGGCTGGAGGGCCTGACGGGCCGCCGCGCCCTGGTGGCGGTGGTGCAGCTGCGACTGGTGCCCGTGGTCCCCTACCAGGCGGTCAACTACGGCTTCGGCCTGACACGGGCGGGCGCGCTGCCCTTCGCCCTCGGCACGTTCCTGGGCGGGATCCCGGCGACGACGGCGCTGGTGCTGGTCGGGGCCGGGGGAGCGGACGTGGGTGTGCCGGTGGCGGTGGGCGGGACCGTGCTCGCGGTGGGGATCGCGGTGGTGTGGTGGCTGCGATCGCGCGCTGCCTCCACGCAGCGGCGGGCGGGCGCCTGA
- a CDS encoding ABC transporter substrate-binding protein, giving the protein MRSLKACASALTVALLVSSCSGGANDDAPEAMANDTMGVTDDTVVIGTHQPLTGSAAPGFRHVSTGARAVFDYINDNGGIHGRRIDYQVQDDGFDPARTAEATRVLMEDHEIFAMLGGLGTPTHEAVIADLNEAGVPDLFVSSGALAWDQPEEYPYSYGFQVDYTKEAKIQGHFLAENFAGEDVALLYQNDDVGPSSHAGIEQYLTEEIVAWESYDPGVPELGGQIAEMKASGADVAVCYCIPAFLAQAVMEAAAVGYEPQWIAPSFGGDVLIAGELIEQFSEDTPAEDIPSEAFLDGLIITSFLPPVAQPDDPWTAFFREIHEEYNEDTPFTDTTVYGMAQAVLFAQVLMETGPDLTRQSLIDTLHSREWTGPGLVPFQATENDHSGYSGVMVMQHHAGEELEILQEPMATDSDGGEILPFELDRPDPDEVALFDGAGTE; this is encoded by the coding sequence ATGCGATCACTGAAGGCATGCGCCTCCGCGCTCACCGTCGCACTCCTCGTCTCCTCCTGCTCCGGCGGCGCGAACGACGACGCGCCCGAGGCCATGGCGAACGACACCATGGGCGTCACCGACGACACCGTCGTCATCGGGACCCACCAACCACTCACCGGGTCCGCCGCCCCAGGCTTCCGACACGTGTCCACGGGTGCCCGGGCGGTCTTCGACTACATCAACGACAACGGCGGCATCCACGGGCGCCGGATCGACTACCAGGTGCAGGACGACGGGTTCGACCCCGCGCGCACCGCCGAGGCCACCCGGGTCCTGATGGAGGACCACGAGATCTTCGCGATGCTCGGCGGACTCGGCACCCCCACGCACGAGGCGGTCATCGCCGACCTCAACGAGGCGGGCGTGCCCGACCTCTTCGTCTCCTCCGGCGCGCTGGCGTGGGACCAGCCCGAGGAGTACCCCTACAGCTACGGGTTCCAGGTCGACTACACCAAGGAAGCCAAGATCCAGGGCCACTTCCTCGCCGAGAACTTCGCCGGCGAGGACGTCGCCCTGCTCTACCAGAACGACGACGTGGGCCCCTCCTCGCACGCCGGCATCGAGCAGTACCTCACCGAGGAGATCGTGGCCTGGGAGTCCTACGACCCCGGCGTGCCCGAACTGGGCGGACAGATCGCCGAGATGAAGGCCAGCGGCGCCGATGTCGCCGTCTGCTACTGCATCCCCGCCTTCCTCGCCCAGGCGGTCATGGAGGCGGCCGCGGTCGGCTATGAGCCCCAGTGGATCGCGCCCAGCTTCGGCGGCGACGTCCTGATCGCCGGCGAGCTCATCGAGCAGTTCTCCGAGGACACCCCGGCCGAGGACATCCCGTCCGAGGCCTTCCTCGACGGGCTCATCATCACGTCGTTCCTGCCCCCGGTCGCCCAGCCCGACGACCCGTGGACCGCGTTCTTCCGCGAGATCCACGAGGAGTACAACGAGGACACGCCCTTCACCGACACCACGGTGTACGGCATGGCGCAGGCCGTGCTGTTCGCCCAGGTCCTGATGGAGACCGGCCCCGACCTGACCCGGCAGTCGCTCATCGACACCCTCCACTCGCGCGAGTGGACGGGACCCGGCCTGGTGCCCTTCCAGGCGACCGAGAACGACCACAGCGGCTACTCCGGGGTCATGGTGATGCAGCACCACGCGGGCGAGGAACTGGAGATCCTCCAGGAGCCGATGGCCACCGACAGCGACGGCGGCGAGATCCTGCCCTTCGAGCTGGACCGGCCCGACCCCGACGAGGTCGCGCTCTTCGACGGAGCGGGCACGGAGTAG